A region of the Candidatus Hydrogenedentota bacterium genome:
CCGCCACCTCCCCCAGCCGTTCCTTGGGGCATTCCCCCGGCACGAAGACCGCGTCCGCGCAGGCCCGGTTGTCCGCGAGGATTTCCCCGTTCGCAGCGCAGATGACGCCCCGGTCCGCCGTCAGCCGCTTCTGCGACACGCGGTTCTGGTCGGCCATGCGGGCAAACTCGTTCAGGTTCACCACCTGGAGCCACCAGAACTGCGCCCAGAGCAGGGCCATGGCCAGCGTGAGGCCCACGCCGATCCACTGGACGCGGCCCTCCACCCCCTCGTAACGCTGGGGTTCGTTCCGTGACGGCATGGCTCAGCCCAGTTCCCGGGTGAACGCGTCCCGCTCCGGACGCCCCCACACCGCGTCCAGGAGCATGAGGACGATGGGCGTCACCAGGGCCGTGTAAAAGGCCGAGGGCACCGTCACCGCGCCCAGGGGGTAGAGCAGCCCCAGGCCCGGCTGCTGCACGTACTGGATCAGCGTGAAAAGCGCCCCCTGCACCAGGGCGCCGGTGAAGACAAAACCCGCCTTCACCGCCGCGTGCTCCGTCACGAGGCGGGTCGAAAGGCGCCCGACGAGGAAGCCCACCAGCACGTAGCACAGCACATGGTGCCCCAGCACGGAGCCCACGGCGATGTCCTGGTAGAGCCCCCCGATGACGCCGGTGAGCATGGCGCGCTCCTCGCCCTCGTGGATGGCGAAGAACACCA
Encoded here:
- the mreD gene encoding rod shape-determining protein MreD, encoding VFFAIHEGEERAMLTGVIGGLYQDIAVGSVLGHHVLCYVLVGFLVGRLSTRLVTEHAAVKAGFVFTGALVQGALFTLIQYVQQPGLGLLYPLGAVTVPSAFYTALVTPIVLMLLDAVWGRPERDAFTRELG